A DNA window from Aureibaculum sp. 2308TA14-22 contains the following coding sequences:
- the rimO gene encoding 30S ribosomal protein S12 methylthiotransferase RimO — translation MRTKSTKQNKINVVTLGCSKNVYDSEVLMGQLQANGKEVVHEDENDDGNIVVINTCGFIGKAKEESINTILHYAHKKEKGEVDKVFVTGCLSERYKPDLEKEISDVDAYFGTHDLPNLLKVLEADYKHELIGERLTTTPKHYAYLKIAEGCDRPCSFCAIPLMRGKHISTPIENLVKEAESLAEKGIKELILIAQDLTYYGLDIYKKRALADLLKELAKVKGIEWIRLHYAFPTGFPLDVLEVMKNEPKVCNYLDIPLQHINTEILKSMRRGTTHEKTTNLIKQFRTAVPEMAIRTTLIVGYPGETEEIFEELKDWVIATRFDRLGAFAYSHEENTHAATLVDDIPDTIKEQRVAEIMEIQSQISFELNQEKVGKTFKCIFDRKEGNYFFGRTEFDSPDVDNDVIVDATKHYVQLGQFVNVKITEAGDFDLYGEPISNVNGK, via the coding sequence ATGCGTACAAAATCTACCAAGCAAAATAAAATCAATGTTGTTACTTTAGGCTGCTCTAAAAACGTTTATGACTCTGAAGTATTGATGGGGCAATTGCAAGCTAATGGTAAAGAAGTGGTTCATGAAGATGAAAATGATGATGGCAATATTGTGGTCATAAATACTTGTGGATTTATCGGAAAAGCCAAAGAGGAATCCATCAATACAATTTTGCATTATGCACATAAAAAAGAAAAGGGTGAGGTGGACAAGGTTTTTGTAACCGGTTGTTTAAGTGAGCGTTATAAGCCCGATCTAGAGAAGGAAATATCTGATGTTGATGCGTATTTTGGCACGCACGACTTGCCCAATTTATTAAAAGTTTTAGAAGCCGATTATAAGCACGAATTGATTGGCGAACGCTTAACCACCACACCCAAGCATTATGCCTATTTAAAAATTGCCGAAGGCTGTGATAGGCCTTGTTCCTTTTGTGCCATTCCGTTAATGCGTGGTAAACATATTTCTACTCCCATTGAGAATTTGGTAAAAGAAGCCGAAAGTTTAGCCGAAAAAGGTATTAAAGAACTGATTTTAATTGCTCAAGATTTAACCTATTATGGATTGGATATTTACAAAAAAAGGGCTTTGGCAGATTTGCTTAAAGAACTGGCAAAAGTTAAGGGCATAGAATGGATTCGTTTACATTATGCGTTTCCAACGGGTTTTCCCTTAGATGTGCTTGAGGTAATGAAAAATGAACCTAAAGTTTGTAATTATTTAGACATACCATTACAGCATATTAATACGGAGATATTAAAATCCATGCGTCGCGGTACTACGCACGAAAAGACTACAAATCTTATAAAACAATTTAGAACTGCTGTCCCCGAAATGGCTATTAGAACTACTTTGATTGTGGGATATCCCGGCGAGACCGAAGAAATTTTTGAAGAACTGAAAGATTGGGTTATCGCAACTCGTTTTGACAGGCTAGGGGCATTTGCCTATTCGCATGAAGAAAATACACATGCTGCCACTTTGGTTGATGACATTCCGGATACGATTAAAGAACAACGCGTTGCTGAAATAATGGAAATTCAAAGTCAAATTTCTTTTGAACTGAATCAAGAAAAAGTAGGTAAAACGTTTAAATGTATTTTTGATAGAAAGGAAGGAAATTACTTTTTTGGTAGAACTGAATTTGATTCACCCGATGTTGATAACGACGTTATTGTTGATGCCACTAAACATTATGTGCAACTCGGACAGTTTGTTAACGTAAAAATAACAGAGGCTGGTGATTTTGATTTGTACGGAGAGCCAATCTCCAACGTAAATGGTAAATAA
- a CDS encoding response regulator translates to MKKLINTLIVDDNPMIIEAYKSMFNYADLEDFNIQIDIASDCEEAITKMKQAVSEKVYDLFYFDMNLPPSLDGNYKSGEDLALYAKKNFSKAKVVILTLNNDSLSIHNILTKINPDGLLIKNDSNPAEFISGFKTILRNPPFYSNTVVKYLNNINLRKEKDQFDDNDIKILMHLEQGIKTKDLDQYINLSLSSIEKKKSHLRKLLDVKKGNDEDLIRIAKEKGLI, encoded by the coding sequence ATGAAAAAGCTAATAAACACATTAATAGTGGACGATAATCCAATGATTATCGAAGCTTATAAAAGTATGTTTAATTATGCCGATCTTGAAGATTTTAATATACAGATTGACATTGCTTCTGATTGTGAAGAGGCCATTACTAAAATGAAACAGGCCGTATCCGAAAAAGTATACGATCTTTTTTATTTTGATATGAATTTACCACCCTCATTAGATGGGAACTATAAATCAGGGGAAGATTTAGCTTTATATGCAAAAAAGAACTTCTCAAAGGCGAAAGTGGTTATTTTAACCTTAAATAACGATAGCCTTAGTATCCATAATATATTAACAAAGATTAACCCTGACGGATTATTAATTAAAAACGATAGCAATCCCGCTGAGTTTATTTCTGGTTTTAAGACCATTTTGAGAAACCCTCCATTTTACAGCAATACTGTAGTTAAATACCTGAATAATATCAATCTCCGTAAAGAAAAGGATCAATTTGACGATAATGATATTAAAATCTTAATGCATTTGGAACAAGGTATTAAAACTAAAGATTTAGATCAATATATTAATCTGTCTTTGAGTTCTATTGAAAAGAAAAAAAGTCATTTGAGAAAACTACTCGATGTTAAAAAAGGAAATGACGAAGACCTTATTCGCATTGCCAAAGAAAAAGGACTTATTTAA
- a CDS encoding tetratricopeptide repeat-containing sensor histidine kinase has protein sequence MKYLNLYITFLIGFSIITFPRDNFLGQDNSTKNKDSINIWINYSSDNKLSIQKRKLYLEKALKNTLLESIDTLRNTYFSEIALNYYRLNDSLSFRKVNNLSTQLSFKLGDSKTLAFNYWDLGNFFNKENVKDSAYYYYYQAHKVYKERSDDYRSGRMLMNMAIIQSDLRDYTGSEVTAIKAIELLKPLEKNRQLYKCYNNLGIVFNELQEYDKALFYHNKALEYEAKITIKNTFKPNTLNNIGVVYKNNNQHDKAINNYIQALKTDSLKEKNTELYAMLLDNLAYSKFKLKDTIGISELFHESLQLRDSIGDISGKTINKLHLAEYYATYNDSIKALQLANEAKDLAERSKNYRDLLASLLLLLSKLDKNNSDTYTQRYIALNDELLKEERAIRNKFARIRFETDEFIEENEALAEEKEVLTEQKKRILIISSIALLLGVLIYIIRDQRLKNIRLKLEKEQQQANEEIYNLMLTQQYKLDEGKRNEKKRMSEELHDGVLGNLYGIKMNLAVLNPQNNPDAVSKREEFIEGLSNVIDEIRSVSHELHANAIDADVGYTQLIEDLLIQKSKTNGYNYELLSDTDTNWQEIPGDIKMNIYRIVQEAVQNINKYAKANNVKVILKSDDNSIHLTIIDDGIGFNTNAKKDGIGIKNIKSRVERLNGNVAFNSELKKGTSIVVNIPYTII, from the coding sequence TTGAAATATTTAAATCTTTATATTACATTTTTAATTGGCTTTTCAATTATTACATTTCCTAGGGATAATTTTCTAGGTCAAGATAATTCTACAAAAAATAAGGATAGTATAAATATTTGGATTAATTATTCAAGTGATAATAAACTTTCAATCCAAAAAAGGAAATTATATTTAGAGAAAGCATTAAAAAATACACTTTTAGAAAGTATAGACACACTTAGAAATACTTATTTTTCAGAAATAGCTTTGAACTATTACAGGTTAAATGATTCTTTATCGTTTCGAAAAGTGAATAATCTATCTACTCAATTATCTTTTAAATTAGGAGATTCAAAAACACTTGCCTTTAATTATTGGGATCTGGGAAATTTTTTTAATAAAGAAAATGTTAAAGACAGTGCCTACTATTATTATTATCAAGCCCATAAGGTTTATAAGGAGAGAAGTGATGATTATCGTTCTGGTAGAATGCTAATGAACATGGCCATTATTCAATCTGATCTTAGAGATTATACAGGTAGCGAAGTGACAGCTATAAAAGCCATTGAATTATTAAAGCCCTTGGAGAAAAACAGACAGTTATATAAATGTTATAACAACTTGGGTATTGTATTTAATGAGCTACAAGAATATGATAAAGCATTATTTTATCATAACAAAGCATTAGAATATGAAGCCAAAATAACAATCAAAAATACTTTCAAACCCAATACCTTAAATAATATAGGTGTAGTTTATAAAAATAACAATCAACATGATAAAGCTATAAACAATTATATACAAGCCCTAAAAACAGATAGCTTAAAAGAAAAGAATACTGAGCTATACGCCATGTTGTTGGACAATTTAGCTTATAGTAAGTTTAAATTAAAGGATACTATAGGCATAAGTGAATTATTTCATGAATCTTTACAGCTCAGAGATAGCATTGGGGATATTTCAGGAAAAACCATTAATAAATTGCATTTGGCAGAATATTATGCCACGTATAATGATTCCATAAAAGCTTTACAATTAGCAAATGAAGCTAAAGACTTGGCAGAACGGTCAAAAAATTATAGAGACCTTTTGGCTTCCTTATTATTATTATTATCAAAATTGGATAAAAACAATAGTGATACATATACACAACGCTATATAGCCCTAAATGATGAATTATTAAAAGAAGAAAGAGCTATCAGAAATAAATTTGCTCGTATCCGTTTTGAAACTGATGAGTTTATAGAGGAAAACGAAGCATTGGCTGAGGAAAAAGAAGTGCTGACCGAACAAAAAAAACGCATTCTGATTATAAGTTCAATAGCTTTATTACTAGGTGTTTTAATTTATATAATTAGAGACCAGCGGCTAAAAAATATCAGGTTAAAATTAGAAAAAGAACAGCAACAAGCCAATGAAGAAATCTATAATTTAATGCTTACGCAACAATACAAACTCGACGAAGGTAAGCGAAATGAGAAAAAAAGAATGTCCGAAGAACTGCATGACGGAGTATTGGGTAATTTATACGGAATTAAAATGAACTTAGCGGTTCTAAATCCTCAAAATAACCCTGACGCTGTTTCAAAAAGAGAAGAATTCATTGAAGGTCTTTCTAATGTTATTGACGAAATAAGAAGCGTCTCGCATGAGTTACATGCCAATGCCATTGATGCTGATGTAGGTTATACACAACTAATTGAAGATCTTTTGATTCAAAAAAGTAAAACCAATGGCTATAATTATGAGTTGTTGTCAGATACTGATACAAATTGGCAAGAAATACCTGGAGATATAAAAATGAATATTTACCGCATTGTTCAAGAAGCAGTTCAAAATATAAATAAATATGCTAAGGCAAATAACGTAAAAGTTATATTAAAAAGTGACGATAATTCCATACACCTAACAATAATTGACGATGGAATAGGCTTTAATACAAATGCCAAAAAAGACGGAATAGGAATTAAAAATATTAAATCTAGAGTGGAACGTCTAAATGGCAACGTAGCATTTAATTCTGAACTGAAAAAAGGAACTTCAATAGTAGTTAACATACCATATACTATTATCTAA
- a CDS encoding LytR/AlgR family response regulator transcription factor — MQNRYSIIENNKSTIKKIQSFFDNTVDFACVGASECYNQSLDTILEYTPDIVFIDVDYSKDNCTNAFSFVNELYKYLTDMPHIIALSATKDEAYNCMKNNFYDYILKPINDFELRKSVARLKLEPKQPSNKLCLKSYKDYRFIEMDEILFLKADNTSTDFFMDDGTTISAYKTLKFFEGILPENFTRIHNSYIVNQKYVSRIHFGKSKCTIKQNSFAIPFSKTYKENVVVLEKSISKNALLSLN, encoded by the coding sequence ATGCAAAATAGATATTCTATAATAGAGAATAACAAATCGACAATCAAAAAAATACAGAGTTTTTTTGATAATACAGTAGATTTTGCATGTGTAGGTGCTTCAGAATGTTATAACCAATCGCTTGATACTATTTTAGAATATACACCAGATATTGTTTTTATTGATGTAGATTACAGCAAAGATAATTGTACGAATGCCTTTAGTTTTGTAAACGAATTGTACAAATACCTTACTGATATGCCTCATATTATCGCTTTGTCAGCAACAAAAGATGAAGCGTACAACTGTATGAAAAATAATTTTTACGATTATATTTTAAAACCCATAAATGATTTTGAGTTGCGTAAATCTGTAGCTAGGCTAAAATTAGAGCCTAAACAACCTTCCAATAAATTATGCTTAAAGTCATATAAAGACTACCGATTTATTGAAATGGACGAAATTCTATTTTTAAAAGCTGACAATACATCCACAGATTTCTTTATGGATGATGGCACTACAATTAGTGCTTATAAGACACTTAAGTTTTTTGAAGGTATATTACCTGAAAATTTTACTAGAATCCACAATAGCTATATTGTAAACCAAAAATACGTATCTAGAATCCACTTTGGTAAATCTAAATGCACCATTAAGCAAAATAGTTTTGCCATTCCATTTTCAAAAACGTATAAAGAAAATGTCGTTGTTTTAGAAAAATCTATTTCTAAAAATGCACTATTGTCATTAAATTAA
- a CDS encoding serine hydrolase domain-containing protein gives MRHLLTLLLLSMITASCSLNDNTIIEENNNEIYFPPLSGNEWEAVSPSSLNWNTTELEELYTYLELKNTKGFIILKDGKIAVEKYFNGHSQNTSWRWFSAVKSLTATAIGIAQDEEFININNRTSDYLGSNWSILTKEKQDLITVKNHLSMTTGLKNTPNNILAWTCIAPLCMSYNYDAGTKWQYHQGAFSQLQRILSLNTGKNFKVYIKEKILDKTGISGSWETFLDVNIFSSSTRGMARFGLLALNKGKWEEKIIVSEDYFNEMTNTSQNLNKAYGYLWWLNGKESYKTPQSEQIYAGKLIPNAPNDLLAALGANDQKIYVIPSKNMVVIRCGESAENAELATSSFDNELWGRLNSVTN, from the coding sequence ATGAGACATCTTTTAACTCTTCTCTTGCTCTCGATGATTACAGCTTCATGTTCTTTAAACGACAATACTATTATCGAAGAAAATAATAATGAAATTTATTTTCCACCACTATCTGGTAATGAATGGGAAGCGGTGAGCCCTTCTTCATTAAATTGGAATACAACTGAATTAGAGGAATTATACACCTATCTAGAACTGAAAAACACAAAGGGATTTATCATTTTAAAAGATGGGAAAATTGCAGTTGAAAAGTATTTTAATGGTCATAGTCAAAACACTAGTTGGAGATGGTTCTCAGCTGTAAAAAGTTTAACGGCTACTGCAATTGGTATTGCTCAAGATGAAGAATTTATAAATATAAACAATAGAACCTCTGACTATTTAGGAAGTAATTGGTCCATATTAACAAAAGAAAAACAAGATTTAATTACTGTCAAAAATCACCTATCAATGACCACCGGTCTGAAAAACACTCCGAATAATATTTTAGCCTGGACATGTATAGCTCCACTATGCATGAGCTACAATTATGATGCTGGGACTAAATGGCAGTACCATCAAGGTGCATTTTCACAATTACAGAGAATATTGAGTCTGAATACAGGAAAGAATTTTAAAGTATACATAAAAGAAAAAATACTTGACAAAACTGGTATTTCTGGAAGCTGGGAAACATTTTTAGATGTAAATATTTTTTCTAGCAGTACACGAGGAATGGCTCGTTTTGGTCTTTTGGCACTAAATAAAGGTAAATGGGAAGAAAAGATAATAGTTAGTGAAGATTATTTTAATGAAATGACAAATACTTCTCAAAACCTCAATAAAGCTTATGGATATTTATGGTGGTTGAATGGGAAGGAGAGTTATAAAACACCACAATCAGAACAAATATATGCCGGAAAATTAATTCCAAACGCCCCAAATGATTTATTAGCAGCTCTAGGGGCTAACGATCAAAAAATTTACGTAATCCCGAGTAAAAATATGGTTGTTATTCGTTGTGGCGAAAGTGCTGAAAATGCCGAACTGGCCACATCAAGTTTTGACAATGAACTTTGGGGCAGACTAAATTCAGTAACTAATTGA
- the ftsY gene encoding signal recognition particle-docking protein FtsY, producing the protein MSLFKKIFSKEKKETLDKGLEKSKTTFFSKLSKAVAGKSKVDDDVLDNLEEVLVSSDVGVATTLKVIDRIEARVAKDKYLGTDELNQILREEIAGLLSETNLGNETEFTIPSDKKPYVLMVVGVNGVGKTTTIGKLAAQFKKQGLKVVLGAGDTFRAAAIDQLQVWADRVEVPIVKQKMGSDPASVAFDTVQSAVNQNADVVIIDTAGRLHNKVNLMNELTKIKRVMQKVIDDAPHDVLLVLDGSTGQNAFEQAKQFTKATEVTSLAVTKLDGTAKGGVVIGISDQFKIPVKYIGVGEKVDDLQVFNKVEFVDSFFK; encoded by the coding sequence ATGAGTTTGTTCAAAAAAATATTTTCGAAAGAAAAAAAGGAGACCTTAGATAAAGGCTTAGAGAAAAGCAAAACTACCTTTTTCTCCAAACTCTCTAAAGCTGTAGCAGGAAAATCTAAAGTTGATGACGATGTATTAGATAATTTAGAAGAAGTATTAGTTTCTTCTGATGTAGGCGTAGCTACAACGCTAAAGGTAATCGATAGAATTGAAGCCCGCGTTGCCAAAGATAAGTATTTGGGCACAGACGAACTAAACCAAATTCTAAGAGAGGAAATAGCAGGTCTTTTATCTGAAACTAACTTAGGTAACGAAACCGAATTTACTATCCCATCAGATAAAAAACCCTATGTTTTAATGGTGGTTGGTGTAAATGGTGTAGGGAAAACTACTACCATTGGCAAACTGGCAGCTCAATTTAAAAAGCAAGGGTTAAAAGTAGTTTTGGGTGCTGGTGATACGTTTAGGGCTGCCGCAATAGACCAATTGCAAGTTTGGGCGGATAGAGTAGAAGTGCCCATTGTAAAGCAAAAAATGGGTAGTGACCCTGCCTCTGTAGCTTTTGATACGGTACAGTCAGCAGTAAACCAAAATGCAGATGTGGTAATTATTGATACTGCCGGACGTTTACACAACAAAGTGAATTTAATGAATGAACTCACAAAAATTAAACGTGTTATGCAGAAGGTTATAGATGATGCTCCACATGATGTATTGTTGGTTTTAGACGGTTCTACAGGTCAGAATGCATTTGAGCAAGCCAAGCAGTTTACAAAAGCTACGGAAGTTACTTCATTAGCAGTTACTAAATTAGATGGCACGGCAAAAGGGGGTGTGGTTATTGGTATTTCAGATCAATTTAAAATCCCTGTTAAATATATCGGTGTGGGAGAAAAAGTTGATGACTTACAAGTTTTTAATAAAGTTGAATTTGTAGATAGTTTCTTCAAATAG
- a CDS encoding DUF4295 domain-containing protein, translated as MAKKSVASLQTGSKRLTKAVKMVKSPKTGAYSFVESIMDPSQVNDFFNKK; from the coding sequence ATGGCAAAGAAATCAGTAGCATCGTTACAAACAGGCTCAAAAAGGTTAACAAAAGCGGTTAAAATGGTAAAATCTCCAAAAACTGGAGCATATTCTTTTGTTGAGTCAATAATGGATCCATCTCAAGTAAACGATTTTTTCAATAAAAAATAA
- the rpmG gene encoding 50S ribosomal protein L33, protein MAKGKGNRIQVILECTEHKESGKPGTSRYITTKNKKNTPDRMELKKFNPILKKMTIHKEIK, encoded by the coding sequence ATGGCAAAAGGTAAAGGTAATAGAATTCAAGTTATATTAGAATGTACCGAACACAAAGAAAGTGGTAAACCGGGCACTTCTAGATATATAACTACTAAGAATAAAAAAAATACTCCTGATAGAATGGAATTGAAGAAATTCAATCCTATCTTAAAGAAAATGACTATACATAAAGAGATAAAATAA
- the rpmB gene encoding 50S ribosomal protein L28, translating into MSRVCELTGKKAMVGNNVSHSMNKTKRKFDANLMKKRFYIPEEDKWITLKVSASALKNINKKGISAVIKEARANGFLKK; encoded by the coding sequence ATGTCAAGAGTTTGTGAGTTAACAGGAAAAAAAGCCATGGTAGGAAACAATGTTTCACACTCCATGAACAAGACCAAAAGAAAATTTGACGCTAATTTAATGAAAAAGCGTTTTTATATTCCTGAAGAAGATAAATGGATTACATTAAAAGTATCTGCATCAGCTTTAAAAAACATCAATAAAAAGGGCATTTCTGCCGTAATTAAAGAGGCCAGAGCTAATGGCTTTTTGAAAAAATAG
- a CDS encoding competence/damage-inducible protein A, whose product MNAEIITIGDEILIGQIVDTNSAFIAQELNKIGVSVFQITSVQDDRDHILKSLKEAEENADIIIVTGGLGPTKDDITKHIFCEYFNDSLIQNDEVLKHIENLFAKYITTPISDVNRKQAFVPSKATVLNNKFGTAPGMLFEKKNKVFISLPGVPYEMKALISKDVIPYLQQKYNRPYILHRTLLTYGLGESAIAERLDEWEDRLPENIKLAYLPNLGKVRLRLTAKGFDKKLLKSEMLRLENELISYVKDIFVGFEGEESIETLIGKLLVAKNQTIATAESCTGGSIAKMIASVSGASNYFIGSVVSYNEQIKTDILKVSKRTIDEHSVVSADVAEEMAKGIQQLYKTDYAIAVTGNAGPTTDKTDKSVGVVFISILTPNEINTEEFNFGQPREKVIERASTKALELLRIFLLKNT is encoded by the coding sequence TTGAATGCAGAAATAATTACGATCGGAGATGAGATACTTATTGGACAAATTGTAGACACCAACTCTGCATTTATTGCCCAAGAATTGAATAAAATTGGTGTTTCCGTTTTTCAGATTACTTCGGTACAAGATGATAGGGATCATATATTAAAATCGTTAAAAGAAGCAGAAGAAAATGCTGATATAATTATAGTTACTGGAGGACTTGGACCTACAAAAGACGATATTACCAAACATATTTTCTGCGAATATTTTAATGATTCTTTAATTCAAAATGATGAGGTTTTAAAACACATTGAAAATTTATTTGCCAAATACATAACTACACCAATTTCCGATGTTAACCGTAAACAAGCTTTCGTCCCTTCAAAGGCAACGGTATTAAATAATAAGTTTGGGACTGCTCCAGGAATGTTATTCGAAAAAAAGAATAAAGTATTTATTTCGTTGCCAGGGGTACCTTACGAAATGAAAGCGTTGATTTCAAAGGATGTGATACCTTATTTGCAGCAAAAATATAATCGTCCATATATATTGCATAGAACTTTATTGACCTATGGTTTAGGCGAAAGTGCAATTGCTGAAAGATTGGATGAGTGGGAAGACAGATTGCCTGAAAACATCAAGTTGGCCTATTTACCTAATTTAGGCAAAGTCAGATTACGCTTAACTGCTAAAGGATTTGATAAAAAACTCCTTAAGAGTGAAATGTTGAGGCTAGAAAATGAATTGATAAGTTACGTTAAGGATATTTTTGTAGGTTTTGAAGGAGAAGAATCAATAGAAACGTTGATAGGGAAATTATTAGTTGCTAAAAATCAGACTATAGCAACAGCCGAAAGTTGCACGGGAGGGAGTATTGCTAAAATGATTGCTTCGGTATCTGGAGCGTCTAACTATTTTATAGGATCCGTGGTCAGTTATAACGAGCAGATTAAAACGGATATTTTAAAAGTATCAAAACGAACCATTGATGAGCATTCTGTGGTAAGTGCCGATGTAGCTGAAGAAATGGCCAAAGGAATTCAACAATTGTATAAAACCGATTATGCAATAGCTGTTACTGGTAACGCTGGGCCAACAACCGATAAAACGGATAAATCTGTAGGAGTTGTTTTTATAAGCATTTTAACACCGAATGAAATTAATACAGAAGAATTTAATTTTGGTCAACCGCGTGAAAAGGTAATTGAAAGAGCTTCGACAAAGGCATTGGAATTATTAAGAATATTCTTATTGAAAAACACTTAA
- a CDS encoding M28 family peptidase has product MQKIALFSFFLLISLSCNAQTEVDKVNETVSKNDIEGHIYFLASDELKGRETGTPEIDIAASYLANSFRRYGVKPAGNGSYYQNVELEKISKAKNLSISLNGTTSDKLIPVEVANTSFSGEAIYLNYGFEDDYKNKNVKGKLVIVKTGSAEKDDARSALGFGREKRKIAAKNGAIGLIELSSANDGIWNRYAAFLGREKIGLKSDDKKFSHLWLQDTSGNISKLINSSKKITGKLNISGIVKKAIPSKNVVGMVEGTDPKLKDEFVIYSAHYDHIGIGKPNAKNDSIYNGARDNAVGTVTVLSAAENIAKYPTKRSALFILFTAEEKGLLGSKWYVEHPVIPLEQMVYCFNSDNGGYNDTSIATIVGLNRTTVGDHIKKAASDFGLTAIDDPAGEQGLFDRSDNVNFAKKGIPAPTFSLGFTAFDAEIGKYYHQAADNPDNLDYDYLEQFFKSYVMACRLIANDPKTPFWTEGDKYYEVGKKLYNKK; this is encoded by the coding sequence ATGCAAAAAATAGCTCTTTTTTCTTTCTTTTTACTTATCTCTTTGTCTTGTAATGCTCAAACTGAAGTTGATAAAGTTAACGAAACGGTTTCAAAAAACGATATTGAAGGCCACATTTATTTTTTGGCTTCAGATGAATTAAAAGGTAGGGAAACTGGTACGCCAGAAATAGATATAGCAGCGTCTTACTTGGCAAATTCTTTTAGAAGATATGGTGTTAAGCCAGCTGGTAATGGTAGTTATTATCAAAATGTAGAACTTGAAAAAATAAGCAAGGCAAAAAATTTGTCCATTAGCTTAAACGGTACAACTTCTGACAAATTAATTCCTGTTGAAGTAGCCAATACCAGCTTTAGCGGAGAAGCCATTTATCTTAATTACGGGTTTGAAGATGATTATAAAAATAAGAATGTTAAAGGTAAATTAGTAATAGTTAAAACAGGTTCTGCCGAAAAAGACGATGCAAGATCGGCATTGGGATTTGGTAGAGAAAAAAGAAAAATAGCAGCTAAAAATGGTGCTATTGGACTAATTGAATTAAGCAGTGCAAATGATGGCATTTGGAATAGATATGCAGCTTTTTTAGGTAGAGAAAAAATAGGGCTTAAAAGTGATGATAAAAAGTTTAGTCATTTATGGTTACAAGATACTAGCGGAAATATTTCAAAATTAATAAATAGTTCTAAAAAAATTACAGGAAAATTAAATATATCTGGTATTGTTAAAAAAGCAATTCCTTCTAAAAATGTAGTAGGAATGGTAGAAGGTACCGATCCTAAATTAAAAGATGAATTTGTTATTTACTCCGCTCATTATGATCATATAGGCATTGGCAAACCCAACGCCAAAAATGATTCAATCTACAATGGAGCTAGAGATAATGCTGTGGGTACAGTTACGGTATTGAGTGCTGCTGAAAATATTGCAAAATATCCCACAAAAAGATCTGCGTTGTTTATATTGTTTACTGCTGAAGAAAAAGGATTGCTAGGTAGTAAATGGTATGTGGAGCATCCCGTAATCCCTTTAGAGCAAATGGTGTATTGTTTTAACAGTGATAATGGTGGTTATAACGATACTTCAATAGCAACCATTGTGGGATTGAACAGAACTACCGTAGGCGACCATATTAAAAAAGCCGCTTCAGATTTTGGCTTAACTGCGATTGATGACCCAGCTGGTGAACAAGGCTTGTTTGATCGTTCCGATAATGTAAATTTTGCAAAAAAGGGGATTCCCGCTCCGACATTTAGCCTAGGTTTTACGGCTTTTGATGCCGAAATAGGCAAATACTACCATCAGGCAGCTGATAACCCAGACAATTTGGATTATGATTATTTAGAACAATTCTTTAAATCGTATGTAATGGCTTGTCGATTAATTGCCAATGACCCTAAAACCCCTTTTTGGACAGAAGGCGATAAGTATTATGAGGTTGGTAAAAAATTGTATAACAAAAAGTAG